One Desulfatiglans sp. genomic region harbors:
- a CDS encoding AAA family ATPase → MKKIIIIGNSGSGENWLGKKLASVLDISHISLDNIFWEPGGYNRKRNESDVEADIYKIQHSVTWIVEGVFGHIVEPLIDFADTLIYVNLSWDECRNNLLNRGSESSKQLEPKKYKENFQALLKWASEYEVRDSKASKKLHNLLFENFSRQKHMVINRLGIDQLIEKCDTF, encoded by the coding sequence ATGAAGAAAATCATAATAATAGGCAATTCAGGTTCAGGGGAAAATTGGCTGGGAAAGAAGTTAGCTTCAGTTCTCGATATTTCACATATTTCACTCGACAATATTTTCTGGGAGCCAGGCGGTTACAATCGGAAAAGAAACGAATCCGATGTCGAGGCTGATATATATAAAATCCAGCACTCTGTAACTTGGATCGTTGAGGGAGTATTTGGTCATATCGTTGAGCCCCTCATAGACTTTGCTGACACTTTAATATATGTCAACCTGTCCTGGGATGAATGTAGAAACAATCTGTTAAATCGAGGCTCAGAAAGTTCCAAGCAACTGGAACCAAAAAAATATAAAGAAAATTTCCAGGCTCTTCTCAAATGGGCTTCTGAATATGAGGTGCGTGATAGTAAGGCATCAAAGAAGTTACATAATTTACTGTTTGAGAATTTTTCAAGACAAAAACATATGGTTATTAATCGCTTGGGAATTGATCAGTTAATAGAAAAATGTGATACTTTTTAG